Proteins from a genomic interval of Salmo salar chromosome ssa14, Ssal_v3.1, whole genome shotgun sequence:
- the LOC106570325 gene encoding uncharacterized protein — protein sequence MAACRGALALCVRSHGNRQPVKQQCWSLAQVLDVQWSGQIRPLSSASWALVPPNSLRYQNIKQPSLSHPFHHASHSQRPSGLDEAWEETVSLCLLVRPVPGECDDQHTLAEVPLFGQTKLSEILAPRGLSRPVEFLFPMTTVDGSREDDISVGMTKMNEGEWLHDDAEKRERGSFRRLFETEGCPAPFMFGSRFYCFHCPGMEPLPGYGDKSGNMIGLEKELSLLFHTSLYSSYTERETVEGGHSDKEREDEEKLALMYEKLRIELPSFFVKSHDYTMYTNDIEFVNCILNAKTRGRVLYQLSLSLWRLLCLCYYAEARLEVLKLTKHPEDGTIKARWRVRGLPFLSLLLRFYRKDKTDLYRSYDAFSTFYLGHDGLIHCHKVEKMMKAQPPILPRVTTLLAGALVALGVQEHRPALNLLPPLLSSLRQSRDGEKGGSRGRSMCVP from the exons ATGGCTGCATGTAGAGGGGCCCTCGCCTTGTGTGTGAGGAGCCATGGCAACAGGCAACCAGTCAAGCAACAGTGCTGGAGTCTTGCACAG GTGCTGGATgtgcagtggagtggacagaTTCGGCCTCTCAGCAGCGCATCATGGGCCCTGGTTCCCCCCAACAGTCTGAGGTACCAGAACATCAAGCAGCCGTCCCTGTCACACCCCTTCCACCATGCCAGCCACAGCCAGAGGCCCTCGGGCCTGGACGAGGCCTGGGAGGAGACTGTCAGCCTGTGTTTGCTGGTGCGGCCTGTCCCTGGGGAGTGTGATGACCAGCACACCCTGGCGGAGGTGCCTCTGTTTGGGCAGACTAAATTAAGTGAGATCCTGGCTCCGAGAGGACTCAGTAGGCCCGTGGAGTTCCTCTTCCCCATGACCACTGTGGATGGGAGCCGAGAGGACGACATCAGCGTTGGGATGACGAAGATGAACGAGGGAGAATGGCTGCATGATGAtgcagaaaagagggagagaggatcgtTCCGACGCCTGTTTGAGACGGAAGGATGTCCTGCTCCATTTATGTTTGGATCCAGGTTTTACTGCTTCCACTGTCCTGGAATGGAGCCGTTGCCTGGTTACGGGGACAAATCGGGCAATATGATTGGACTAGAGAAAGAGTTGTCGCTGTTGTTCCACACCTCTCTGTATAGtagctacacagagagagagacagtggagggGGGACACAGCGAcaaagagagggaggatgaggagaaacTGGCCTTGATGTATGAAAAGCTGAGGATTGAG CTTCCTAGTTTTTTTGTGAAGAGTCATGACTACACCATGTACACAAATGATATCGAGTTCGTCAACTGTATTCTAAATGCCAAGACCAG gGGCAGAGTTCTGTACCAGCTGAGCCTGTCTCTGTGgaggctgctgtgtctctgttaTTATGCTGAGGCCCGGTTAGAGGTACTGAAACTGACTAAGCACCCAGAGGACGGGACCATCAAGGCCAGGTGGAGGGTCAGAGGACTGCCCTTCCTCTCTCTGCTGCTGAGATTCTACCGCAAGGACAAAACTGACCTCTACAG GTCATATGATGCGTTCTCCACCTTCTACCTTGGCCATGATGGACTCATACACTGTCACAAAGTGGAAAAA ATGATGAAGGCCCAGCCGCCCATCCTGCCCAGGGTGACCACTCTGTTAGCGGGGGCCCTTGTGGCCCTGGGGGTCCAGGAGCACCGGCCGGCCCTCAACCTCCTGCCCCCCTTGCTCTCCTCCCTCCGACAGAGCCGAGACGGAGAGAAAGGAGGGTCTAGAGGAAGGAGCATGTGTGTACCATGA